The region CTCCCTAGCCGATTTCGACGCCTGCGACGAGGCGGCGCAGGTGCAAATGACTTGCAGAGTCATGCGGAGAGATATTAGATGCGAATGATACTCAATCAGTCGGGTCCACGTCGCTTTGTACGTCTGCAACTGCAACGGCATCAGGGAACGTCAGGTCCGCGCGGCGATCGAAGCCGGCGCGTCCCGTCCGGCTGAAATTTTCCGCGCTCACCAGTGCCAGGCGCAATGCGCCAAGTGCGTCTGCGAGATGCGCCAGATGATCGACGAATCCCGTCAGTCCCTGCGTTTCGCCGCCGAATAGGCCGCGTCTTCAGCAACTGCGAAGCGCTCGCGAAGAAAAGCGTGCGGCTGCGAAACACTCGCACACAAAGCAGTTGAAGCTCTGATCCTGATCAATCAGGTTCCGCCCGAACCCGCGATCAGGAGATACCAATGCAGGGCGACAAGACCATCATCAACCTGCTCAACGCCGTGCTCACCAACGAGCTTACGGCGGTGAACCAGTACTTCCTGCACGCCCGCGTCTACCAGCATTGGGGCTTCGCGCGCCTGGGCAAGATCACCTATGACGAGAGCATCGGCGAGATGAAGCACGCCGACATGCTCATCAAGCGCATCCTGTTCCTGGACGGCCTGCCGAACCTGCAAGACCTGCACAAGCTCAAGATCGGCGAGACCGTGCCCGAATGCATGGCCGCGGACCTAGCCGTCGAGATCGGCGGACACGCCACCCTGGTGCCCGGCATCGCCGCCTGCGAAGCGGCCAAGGACTATGTCAGCCGCGATCTGCTGCTGAAAATCCTGGAAGACACCGAGAACCACATCGACTTCCTGGAGACCCAGCTCGGCCTGGTGAAGGCCCTGGGCGAGCAGAACTACCTGCAAAGCGCCCTGGGCGAGCTGGTCGGCGAAGGTCACGCCGACGGTTGAGTTTACAGGGCGGAACCGCTGAAGGTTCCGCCTGTTCTCCTTGCGTAGCAGGGAGGAAGCCATGGGACTGGTCGATACGGCCCAGGACAAGCTGGAAGATCAGCTCAACAGTCATGGACGCGGCGCCGGCCACGTCGCCATCGGCGTGGCGGTCTGCGCCGCCATCGCCAGCGGCACGGCCCTGATCGCCCTCAAGCGCACCCCGCCCGCCGGCCCGGCGGAGCAGGCGGCCGCGACCGACGGCGTGACGGTCAAGCCGTCCAAGCCCACCCTGTCCCTCCTCCTGCCGACCCTATTCTCGCTCTCCAGCCTGTCGGCGCTTCGCATCTGGAACGCGCCGTCCAGCCCGCGTCGCACCCGCGCCCTGGCGCTGTGGGGCGTGATGCAGGCCGTGAACGCCGCCCTGGTTTGGGCCGCCCCCAAGCGCCGGTCGGCTCAGCTCGTCGGCGCCGTGGCCACCGCCAGCATCACCGCCGCCTACGCCGAGACCGCCAAGCGCATCGATACCAAAGCCGCCGGCATGGTCGCGCCCTATGCCGGCCTGATGAGCTTCACCAGCGCCATGGCGGGCGACGTGCGCCGATCCCGCGAGCAGGGCGCCTCCCGCAGCCTTCACTGAACTTGCTTTGGCCGCTTGTGCGCGGCGGCGGACTGCCCCAACCATAGGCGTGAAAGCCGAGGACAGGCTGGGGGAAACGCATATGGCGCAAGGGCGCAAGCACGGGATGGTGATCGGCGCGGCTTCGGCCGGCACCGTCTTCGAATGGTACGATTTCTACCTTTACGGCTCGCTGGCCACCTACATCACCAAGCACTTCTTCTCGGGGGTGAACGAGACCACGGGCTACATCTTCGCCCTGCTCGCCTTCGCGGCGGGGTTCGCGGTCCGGCCGCTGGGCGCCATCGTCTTCGGGCGCCTGGGCGACCTGTGGGGGCGCAAGAACACCTTCCTCGTCACCATGCTGCTCATGGGCGGCTCGACCTTCGCGGTCGGCCTGCTGCCCAGCTATGAGACCATTGGCGTGGCCGCGCCCATCCTGCTGGTGCTGATGCGCCTGCTGCAGGGCTTGGCCCTGGGCGGCGAGTACGGCGGGGCCGCGACCTATGTAGCCGAGCATGCGCCCCCCGGGCGGCGCGGCCTCTACACCAGCTTCATTCAGACCACGGCGACGCTCGGCCTGTTCCTGAGCCTGGCGGTGATCCTCCTGGTTCGCGGCCAGACCGGCGAGGAAGCCTTCTCCGAGTGGGGCTGGCGCGCGCCGTTCCTGATCTCGGTTGTGCTGCTGGGCCTGTCCCTGTGGATCCGCCTGCAACTCAATGAGAGCCCGATCTTCCAGAAGATGGTCGATGAGGGAAAGACCTCCAAGCAGCCCCTGACGGACGCCTTCGGCAAGTGGTCGAACCTCAAGCTGGTGATCTTCGCCCTGCTGGGCCTGACCGCCGGCCAGGCGGTGGTTTGGTATACGGGCCAGTTCTACGCTCTGTTCTTCCTGGAGAAGGTGCTCAAGGTCGACGGCGCCCTGACCAACACCCTGATCGCCATCTCCCTGCTGCTGGGCACGCCGTTCTTCATCGTCTTCGGCTGGCTGTCGGACAAGATCGGACGAAAGCCGGTGATTCTGACCGGCTGTCTGCTGGCGGCGGTGCTGTACTTCCCGCTGTTCAAGACCCTGACCGCCGCCGCCAATCCAGAGCTGGCCGCCGCCAGCCAGCGGGCGCCGGTGACCGTGATCGCCGATCCGAACGAATGCGCCTTCCAGTTCGACCCGGTGGGCAAGACTGCCTTCACCACCTCCTGCGACGTGGCCAAGTCGGCCCTGGCCTCGGCGGGCGTCTCCTATGAGAACCGCGCCGCGCCGGCGGGGGAGATCGCCAGCGTCGAGATCGGCGGCGTCAGCGTCCCCTCGTTCCGGGGCGAGGCTTTGGACAAGGCGGCCTTCACCGCCGAGCAGGCCGCTTGGCGCAAGACCCTCAGCGCCGAGCTCCTCAGCGCCGGCTATCCGGCCAAGGCCGACTCGGACAAGGTCAATAAGCCGCTGGTGGTCGGGGTGCTGTTCGTCCTCGTCCTGCTGGTGACCATGGTCTACGGACCCATCGCCGCCGCCCTGGTGGAGATGTTCCCGGCGCGGATTCGCTACACCTCCATGTCGCTGCCCTATCACCTCGGCAATGGCTGGTTCGGGGGCTTCCTGCCGACCACGGCCTTCGCCATGTCGGCGGCCACGGGGAATATCTATTTCGGCCTGTGGTACCCGGTGACCATCGCCGCCGCCACGGTCGTCATCGGCGCCTTCTTCGTTCAGGAGATGCGCGGCGCCCACGTGGACGACTGAGCCGCTGAGCAAACTCGCGGGCGGCGGTCGAGCCGTCGCCCGCAAATCTATCTAAGGCTGGCGAAAGCCCCCGCCGCGATCAGGCCGGCGAAGATTTGCGAAAGGTCGGCGTCCGCGTGGCGCGCCAGGGTCTCGGCCATGGCCCGGTGCAGTTGCAGTCCGCCATGGCACGCCTCCAGGAAGGTCACGGCGGCGGGCGATATCAGCCGCGTCTCCACCGTCGCCCGTGGGCGCGCGATCAGCACGGCCTGGGGCGCGTCGGCGATCTCAAGTTCCGCCTGGCCCGCGCGGCTGGCCAGCCACAGCCCCGGCAGGCCATGCTCGAAGCTGGCCCAACGTAGGGCGGGGTGCAGCCGCACCCGCGCGAAGGGCAGGCGCGCTGGCGGGATCACCGCGATGTCGCAGGCGTTCAGGGGCGAATAGTCCGCCGCCAGATGCGCCTCGGTCCACAGACGATCCAGCCGGGCGATTCCCGGCAGATAGGGCAGCTCCGCCGCGGGCCCAAACCCGGCCAGCCAGTCGGCGAAGCCTTCGCCATAGGCTGACAAGCTCGGCTGGCGCGGCGGGTGGTCGGCCGCGAAACGCGCCGCCGCCGCCCGGAACCAGTCCTCCCCCACGATCTGGACCACGACGGGATAGTTGGCGGCCAGGGCGTCGATCGCCGCCGTCGCGATGGTGTTGCGATAGACGCTCAGCCCGGGCGCCTCGTCCACCAGCCAAGGCGCCAGGCCCGCGGCGTCGCCGGCGATGGCGCCGGTGAAGGCGTCCTGAAAGGCGGTCAGGTTATTCAACGCAGGCATGGGCGTCCTTCCGGGCGTTTTGCAGGACCGCGTCCGCGATATCGCGCTCGGCCATCAGTTCGGAAAATTCAGGGACGGCGTCGTCGCGCTCGATCAGGGTCGGGCGCGGACCGATGCGGTCGATGAGCCGGCGGTACAAAGCCCAGACCTCCGGCGCGACCGGCGCGCCGTGGGTGTCGATGAGCAGGGCGCGGCCAAGACGCTCGTCCTCGGCATGGCCGGCCAGGTGAATCTCCCCGATCGCCTGTGCGGGCACGGCGTCGATATAGGCGTTCGCATCGCCCCCCAGGTTGCGGCAGGTGACGAAGACGTTGTTCACGTCCAGCAGCAGGCCGCAGCCGGTACGGCGGACCAGCTCGGCCAGGAACTCCGCCTCGCCGATCTCGTGACCGTTCAGCTCCAGATAAAGCGACGGGTTCTCGATCAGCACCTGGCGGCCCAGGGCCGTCTGCATGGCGTCGATGTTGTCGGCGATGCGGGCCAGGGCCTTGGCCGTGCGGGGAAAGGGCAGCAGGTCCGGGTGATAGGCGCCCCGATGGGTTGACCAGGCGAGATGCTCGGAAACCAGAAAGGGTTCGAAGCGGTCGATGAGCGCGCGCAGCGCCTTCAGGTGCCGGCGATCTGGCCGCGTGTGACCGGCCAGGGAAAGGCCCACCCCGTGGAGAGACAAGGGGTGGGCCTCCCGGATGGCGGTCAGCCAGGCCAGCCGGGGACCGCCGTCGCACAGGTAGTTCTCGGGATGCGCCTCGAACCACAGGCCAGCCGCCGGACACGCGACCGCGTCCTCATAGTGCGGGGGCTTGAGGCCCAGTCCGGCGGTGGCTTGCGTCATGGCCGCGATCCCTCAGCCGTGGCTCAGGTCTTTGCCGTGGGCTTGGGCGTCAGCGAGCCCATGCCCTTGGGGGTCTTGATCGAGGTGCAGGTGCCCTTGGCGACGTATTTCCAGGCGTCGCCCTGGTAGTCGACCTTGGACGTCGCGCCGCAGCTGGTGCCGGGCCCGGCGCCGCAGTCATTCTCGCCGGCCTTGGCGATGCCGTAGCACTTCTCCTGGTTCGGCTTGGCTTCCACGTGGGTGGCGGCCTGGGCGACGCCGGCGCTGAGGACGACGGCCGCGGCGAGGACGAAGGAGGTTTTCATGGAGCGTTCCTTGCGAGCCAAGCTTTCGCCGACGATCGGCATGCTCGGTCTGCAGGGCTAGTTCGGCGGGCGACGAGAACCGTTACAGACGTGCTCGATATTTTTCGAAATGGCGCAAGATCAATCAAATCAATGGGTAGCGCCCGCCGATGGCCTGCCAGCGGCGGTTCAGAACGGGTAGGTTTTAGCCGCGCGCCTAAAGGCCGGCGCGGCGCAGCAGTTCCGAGGCGGGCATGCCCAGGGCGTCGGCGACCCGCAGGACATTCAGGATCGTCACATTGCTCTTTCCGCGCTCAAGCCGGCTCATATGCGCCCGATCGATGCCGGTGGCGTTGGCCAGCCGCTCCTGGGTGATCAGGGTCGGGCCGTCGCCTTCCTGGCGGGCGCGGGCGATGACCTTGCCCAGCTTTTCCAGACGACCTTCGCCGTCCTGTTTTTGAGAAATGCGCGCGGTGACGGCTTGCGTCGTGTTCATCGAGCGATCCTTTTACGCGCCGCGCGGCAGCCGACCATCGACTGCGCCACCCGGCAGAGAGCTAGTTCGCCGTCAGCCGTGAAGCGTTACAGCGATGTCCTAAAAAACGCAGGGAGCAGCAGCCGGCGTCGCGAAGCGCGAGGCTGCGCCGCCCGTCGATCCCCGTTGGAATGCAAGGCTAGGCGTCCGTCGCGACGGCTCGATATCTGGATTTTAAGGGCGCCGGCGTTCGGTGACCGAAGTTTCGCTGCCGTTTATCCAGACCCGGCTGTAACCTTCCGCCGGGATGGTGCGGACTAGAGGTCTGCGTGGACGCTAGTGAATTTGTCTTGAAGGGGCTTATGCAGCGGGGACTGGACGGTGACGCCCAGGCCTATAGGCGGCTGCTCGCCTTGTTGTCAGACCGGCTTCGACTCTACTTCGCCCGTCGTATGGGCGAGGCTCGCGACGATGTGGAGGATCTGGTGCAGGAGACCTTGCTGGCGGCGCACACCCGACGCTCGACCTATGACCGCAGCCAGCCGCTGACGCCGTGGATCTATGCGCTGGCGCGTTACAAGCTTATCGACCATTGGCGCCGCCACCGCGTGCGCGCCCACCTGCCTATTGAGGACTATGCCGAATTCCTTGCCGCCGAGACCGGCGATCCTACCGCGGCCAGCGA is a window of Caulobacter sp. NIBR2454 DNA encoding:
- a CDS encoding (2Fe-2S)-binding protein, encoding MYVCNCNGIRERQVRAAIEAGASRPAEIFRAHQCQAQCAKCVCEMRQMIDESRQSLRFAAE
- the bfr gene encoding bacterioferritin, whose amino-acid sequence is MQGDKTIINLLNAVLTNELTAVNQYFLHARVYQHWGFARLGKITYDESIGEMKHADMLIKRILFLDGLPNLQDLHKLKIGETVPECMAADLAVEIGGHATLVPGIAACEAAKDYVSRDLLLKILEDTENHIDFLETQLGLVKALGEQNYLQSALGELVGEGHADG
- a CDS encoding tryptophan-rich sensory protein — protein: MGLVDTAQDKLEDQLNSHGRGAGHVAIGVAVCAAIASGTALIALKRTPPAGPAEQAAATDGVTVKPSKPTLSLLLPTLFSLSSLSALRIWNAPSSPRRTRALALWGVMQAVNAALVWAAPKRRSAQLVGAVATASITAAYAETAKRIDTKAAGMVAPYAGLMSFTSAMAGDVRRSREQGASRSLH
- a CDS encoding MFS transporter yields the protein MAQGRKHGMVIGAASAGTVFEWYDFYLYGSLATYITKHFFSGVNETTGYIFALLAFAAGFAVRPLGAIVFGRLGDLWGRKNTFLVTMLLMGGSTFAVGLLPSYETIGVAAPILLVLMRLLQGLALGGEYGGAATYVAEHAPPGRRGLYTSFIQTTATLGLFLSLAVILLVRGQTGEEAFSEWGWRAPFLISVVLLGLSLWIRLQLNESPIFQKMVDEGKTSKQPLTDAFGKWSNLKLVIFALLGLTAGQAVVWYTGQFYALFFLEKVLKVDGALTNTLIAISLLLGTPFFIVFGWLSDKIGRKPVILTGCLLAAVLYFPLFKTLTAAANPELAAASQRAPVTVIADPNECAFQFDPVGKTAFTTSCDVAKSALASAGVSYENRAAPAGEIASVEIGGVSVPSFRGEALDKAAFTAEQAAWRKTLSAELLSAGYPAKADSDKVNKPLVVGVLFVLVLLVTMVYGPIAAALVEMFPARIRYTSMSLPYHLGNGWFGGFLPTTAFAMSAATGNIYFGLWYPVTIAAATVVIGAFFVQEMRGAHVDD
- a CDS encoding HvfC/BufC N-terminal domain-containing protein — its product is MPALNNLTAFQDAFTGAIAGDAAGLAPWLVDEAPGLSVYRNTIATAAIDALAANYPVVVQIVGEDWFRAAAARFAADHPPRQPSLSAYGEGFADWLAGFGPAAELPYLPGIARLDRLWTEAHLAADYSPLNACDIAVIPPARLPFARVRLHPALRWASFEHGLPGLWLASRAGQAELEIADAPQAVLIARPRATVETRLISPAAVTFLEACHGGLQLHRAMAETLARHADADLSQIFAGLIAAGAFASLR
- the bufB gene encoding MNIO family bufferin maturase; its protein translation is MTQATAGLGLKPPHYEDAVACPAAGLWFEAHPENYLCDGGPRLAWLTAIREAHPLSLHGVGLSLAGHTRPDRRHLKALRALIDRFEPFLVSEHLAWSTHRGAYHPDLLPFPRTAKALARIADNIDAMQTALGRQVLIENPSLYLELNGHEIGEAEFLAELVRRTGCGLLLDVNNVFVTCRNLGGDANAYIDAVPAQAIGEIHLAGHAEDERLGRALLIDTHGAPVAPEVWALYRRLIDRIGPRPTLIERDDAVPEFSELMAERDIADAVLQNARKDAHACVE
- a CDS encoding BufA1 family periplasmic bufferin-type metallophore, whose protein sequence is MKTSFVLAAAVVLSAGVAQAATHVEAKPNQEKCYGIAKAGENDCGAGPGTSCGATSKVDYQGDAWKYVAKGTCTSIKTPKGMGSLTPKPTAKT
- a CDS encoding helix-turn-helix domain-containing protein; translation: MNTTQAVTARISQKQDGEGRLEKLGKVIARARQEGDGPTLITQERLANATGIDRAHMSRLERGKSNVTILNVLRVADALGMPASELLRRAGL
- a CDS encoding sigma-70 family RNA polymerase sigma factor codes for the protein MDASEFVLKGLMQRGLDGDAQAYRRLLALLSDRLRLYFARRMGEARDDVEDLVQETLLAAHTRRSTYDRSQPLTPWIYALARYKLIDHWRRHRVRAHLPIEDYAEFLAAETGDPTAASDLDRVMADLPEQHQRLVRDVKVDGLSLAEAGARARLSEGAAKVALHRAMKRLTEKVRGRAD